From Variovorax sp. PMC12, the proteins below share one genomic window:
- a CDS encoding CDP-alcohol phosphatidyltransferase family protein, giving the protein MSIYELKPRFQALLRPLVVRLHAMGVTANEVTLAACVVSVVLGLWLFFAAPSPAAFALIPLWMFLRMAFNAIDGMLAREHNQQSRLGAFLNELTDVVSDAALYLPFALVAPFSGFWVGTVIVLAGLSEFAGALGPTVGASRRYDGPLGKSDRAFVFGALGLYVALGWPLPGWTSWLMPLLALLVAWTTANRIRRALAEAEAGIPASH; this is encoded by the coding sequence GTGTCGATCTACGAACTGAAGCCGCGTTTCCAGGCCCTGCTGCGGCCGCTGGTGGTCCGCCTGCATGCGATGGGCGTCACCGCCAACGAGGTCACGCTGGCGGCATGTGTCGTGTCGGTGGTGCTCGGGCTCTGGCTCTTCTTCGCGGCGCCCTCGCCGGCCGCCTTCGCGCTCATTCCGCTGTGGATGTTCCTGCGCATGGCCTTCAACGCCATCGACGGCATGCTGGCACGCGAGCACAACCAGCAGAGCAGGCTGGGCGCCTTCCTCAACGAACTGACCGACGTGGTTTCCGACGCCGCGCTCTACCTGCCCTTCGCGCTGGTGGCGCCGTTCAGCGGCTTCTGGGTCGGCACGGTGATCGTGCTGGCCGGCCTGAGCGAATTCGCCGGGGCGCTGGGCCCCACGGTGGGCGCCTCGCGCCGCTACGACGGCCCGCTGGGCAAGAGCGACCGGGCCTTCGTGTTCGGCGCGCTCGGCCTCTATGTGGCGCTGGGCTGGCCGCTGCCGGGCTGGACGTCCTGGCTGATGCCGCTGCTGGCACTGCTGGTGGCCTGGACCACCGCCAACCGCATCCGCCGCGCGCTGGCCGAGGCCGAGGCGGGCATCCCCGCCAGCCACTGA
- a CDS encoding bifunctional alpha/beta hydrolase/class I SAM-dependent methyltransferase, translating to MTDITQRVPQEHHFQTHDGESLFYRHWPATGGARRGAVLLFHRGHEHGARMAHLVDELDLPDFDFFAWDARGHGRSPGQRGYSPSFGTSVRDVQTFVQHIGAAHGVPEHDIHVVAQSVGAVLIATWAHDYAPKVRGLTLASPAFKVKLYVPFARPGLALMHKLRGLFFVNSYVKAKFLTHDPERIASYESDPLISRPIAVNILLGLYEAADRVVADANAITLPVQLLISGADWVVHHKPQHQFFERLGSAVKTKTELPGFFHDTLGEKDRAPAVAQIREFILQRFDEPAVPVDRREAHLSGDTADESRALAEPLSPLSPRGAYWAMTRAGLKLGGKMSEGIKLGHDTGFDSGSTLDYVYRNQPRGGSFIGRSIDKTYLESIGWRGIRQRKIHVEELLRIAMERLAEMHREVRVMDIAAGHGRYVLDAVLASPVKASSILLRDYSDINVRDGRALIAEKGLEDVAQFVQADAFDRMSLASVTPRPTLAVVSGLYELFPDNEMVRRSLAGVGDAVEDRGYLVYTGQPWHPQLEMIARALTSHRQGEAWVMRRRTQYEMDQLVEEAGFRKIDQRIDEWGIFTVSLAVRTER from the coding sequence ATGACCGACATCACGCAACGCGTTCCGCAAGAACACCACTTCCAGACGCACGACGGCGAATCGCTGTTCTACCGCCACTGGCCCGCCACCGGCGGCGCACGGCGCGGCGCCGTCCTGCTGTTCCACCGCGGCCATGAACACGGCGCGCGCATGGCGCACCTGGTCGACGAACTCGACCTGCCCGACTTCGACTTCTTCGCCTGGGACGCGCGCGGCCACGGCCGCTCGCCGGGCCAGCGCGGCTACAGCCCCAGCTTCGGCACCTCGGTGCGCGACGTGCAGACCTTCGTGCAGCACATTGGCGCCGCGCACGGCGTGCCCGAGCACGACATCCACGTGGTCGCGCAAAGCGTGGGCGCGGTGCTGATCGCCACCTGGGCGCACGACTACGCGCCCAAGGTGCGCGGCCTCACGCTCGCCTCGCCGGCCTTCAAGGTCAAGCTCTACGTGCCGTTCGCGCGGCCCGGCCTCGCGCTGATGCACAAGCTGCGCGGGCTGTTCTTCGTCAACAGCTACGTGAAGGCCAAGTTCCTCACGCACGACCCCGAGCGCATCGCCAGCTACGAGAGCGACCCACTCATCAGCCGCCCCATCGCGGTCAACATCCTGCTGGGCCTGTACGAGGCGGCCGACCGCGTGGTGGCCGACGCCAACGCGATCACGCTGCCGGTGCAGCTGCTCATATCGGGCGCCGACTGGGTGGTGCACCACAAGCCGCAGCACCAGTTCTTCGAGCGGCTGGGCAGCGCCGTGAAGACCAAGACCGAGCTGCCGGGCTTCTTCCACGACACGCTGGGCGAGAAAGACCGTGCGCCGGCGGTGGCACAGATCCGCGAATTCATCCTTCAGCGCTTCGACGAGCCGGCCGTGCCGGTCGACCGCCGCGAGGCGCACCTGAGCGGCGACACCGCCGACGAGTCGCGCGCGCTGGCCGAGCCGCTGTCGCCCCTGTCGCCGCGCGGCGCCTACTGGGCCATGACCCGCGCCGGGCTGAAGCTGGGCGGGAAGATGTCCGAGGGCATCAAGCTGGGCCACGACACCGGCTTCGACTCCGGCAGCACGCTCGACTACGTGTACCGCAACCAGCCCAGGGGCGGCTCGTTCATCGGCCGGTCCATCGACAAGACCTATCTGGAATCGATCGGCTGGCGCGGCATCCGCCAGCGCAAGATCCACGTCGAGGAGCTGCTGCGCATCGCAATGGAGCGGCTGGCCGAAATGCACCGCGAGGTGCGCGTGATGGACATCGCCGCCGGCCACGGCCGCTACGTGCTCGACGCGGTGCTCGCGAGCCCGGTCAAGGCCAGCTCGATCCTGCTGCGCGACTACAGCGACATCAACGTGCGCGACGGCCGCGCGCTCATCGCCGAGAAGGGCCTGGAAGACGTCGCGCAGTTCGTGCAGGCCGACGCCTTCGACCGCATGAGCCTCGCGAGCGTGACGCCGCGGCCCACGCTGGCGGTGGTGTCGGGCCTGTACGAGCTGTTCCCCGACAACGAGATGGTGCGCCGCTCGCTCGCGGGCGTCGGCGACGCGGTGGAAGACCGCGGCTACCTGGTCTACACCGGCCAGCCCTGGCATCCGCAGCTCGAGATGATCGCGCGCGCCCTCACCAGCCACCGCCAGGGCGAGGCCTGGGTGATGCGCCGCCGCACCCAGTACGAGATGGACCAGCTGGTGGAGGAAGCGGGCTTCCGAAAGATCGACCAGCGCATCGACGAGTGGGGCATCTTCACGGTTTCGCTGGCGGTGCGCACCGAGCGATGA
- a CDS encoding UDP-2,3-diacylglucosamine diphosphatase, translated as MQRDDAFLRAWRDSATQALDPEDEDRARPPLQFRTLWISDLHLGTPGCQARALLDFLKHTECETLFLVGDIIDGWQLKRHWYWPQAHNDVIQKLLRKARKGTRVIFIPGNHDEFARKYLHHNFGGIDVADEWIHETADGRKLWIIHGDLFDGVIQCAKWLAYVGDSLYEFTLKLNRHLNSLRARMGLPYWSLSKYLKGKVKRAVSYVGDFENAVAREARNRGAQGVVCGHIHHAEMRDIDGILYCNDGDWVESLTALAEHADGSLEIIDWARHMPVPSKAAATREAIAA; from the coding sequence ATGCAACGCGACGACGCTTTCCTTCGCGCATGGCGCGACTCCGCCACCCAGGCCCTCGACCCCGAGGACGAAGATCGCGCACGTCCACCGCTGCAATTCCGCACCCTCTGGATCTCCGACCTGCACCTGGGCACGCCCGGCTGCCAGGCCCGCGCACTGCTCGACTTCCTGAAGCACACCGAGTGCGAGACCCTGTTCCTGGTCGGCGACATCATCGACGGCTGGCAGCTCAAGCGCCACTGGTACTGGCCGCAGGCGCACAACGACGTGATCCAGAAGCTGCTGCGCAAGGCGCGCAAGGGCACGCGCGTGATCTTCATTCCGGGCAACCACGACGAGTTCGCCCGCAAGTACCTGCATCACAACTTCGGCGGCATCGACGTGGCCGACGAATGGATCCACGAGACGGCCGACGGCCGCAAGCTCTGGATCATCCACGGCGACCTGTTCGACGGCGTGATCCAGTGCGCCAAGTGGCTCGCCTACGTGGGCGACTCGCTCTACGAATTCACGCTCAAGCTCAACCGCCACCTCAATTCGCTGCGCGCGCGCATGGGGCTGCCGTACTGGTCGCTCTCCAAATACCTCAAGGGCAAGGTCAAGCGCGCCGTGAGCTACGTGGGCGACTTCGAGAATGCCGTGGCCCGCGAGGCCCGCAACCGCGGCGCCCAGGGCGTGGTCTGCGGCCACATCCACCATGCCGAGATGCGCGACATCGACGGCATCCTCTACTGCAACGACGGCGACTGGGTCGAGAGCCTCACTGCATTGGCCGAGCACGCCGACGGCAGCCTCGAGATCATCGACTGGGCCCGGCACATGCCCGTGCCGTCGAAGGCGGCGGCGACGCGCGAAGCCATCGCGGCCTGA
- the dmeF gene encoding CDF family Co(II)/Ni(II) efflux transporter DmeF, whose amino-acid sequence MHTHDLSAWRHDHQFGADNTSAERSTRLVMWITAVMMVAEIGAGWWFNSMALLADGWHMSSHALAIGLSAFAYAASRRYARDPRFAFGTWKIEVLGGFASALALLGIAVLMVVGSLERLWSPAAIHYPEAISVAVLGLVVNLVCARLLGGAHHHHGHDHGHAHDHHHHDHGHGHDLNLRSAYIHVVADAATSVLAIAALLGGWFYGWAWLDPAMGIVGAVLVAAWAKGLLKETGKVLLDREMDHPVTEEIREGVETLLADSETRVADLHVWRVGREAYACALTVVTHSPTLTADQVRACFSMHEEIRHSTVEIQRCVD is encoded by the coding sequence ATGCACACCCATGACCTGAGCGCCTGGCGGCACGACCACCAGTTCGGCGCGGACAACACCTCCGCCGAGCGCAGCACCCGCCTCGTGATGTGGATCACCGCCGTGATGATGGTGGCCGAGATCGGCGCGGGGTGGTGGTTCAACTCGATGGCGCTGCTGGCCGACGGCTGGCACATGAGTTCGCATGCATTGGCCATCGGCCTGAGCGCCTTCGCCTATGCCGCCTCGCGGCGCTATGCGCGCGATCCGCGCTTCGCCTTCGGCACCTGGAAGATCGAAGTGCTCGGCGGCTTTGCCAGCGCGCTGGCGCTGCTGGGCATTGCGGTGCTGATGGTGGTGGGCTCGCTGGAGCGGCTGTGGTCGCCCGCGGCCATCCACTACCCCGAGGCGATCTCGGTGGCGGTGCTGGGGCTGGTGGTCAACCTCGTCTGCGCGAGGCTGCTGGGTGGGGCGCACCATCATCACGGGCACGACCATGGGCATGCACACGACCACCACCACCACGACCATGGCCACGGCCATGACCTGAACCTGCGCTCCGCCTACATCCACGTCGTGGCCGACGCCGCCACCTCGGTGCTGGCCATCGCGGCGCTGCTGGGCGGCTGGTTCTACGGCTGGGCCTGGCTCGACCCGGCGATGGGCATCGTCGGCGCGGTGCTGGTGGCGGCCTGGGCCAAGGGGCTGCTGAAGGAAACCGGCAAGGTGCTGCTCGACCGCGAGATGGACCACCCGGTGACCGAGGAAATCCGCGAAGGCGTCGAGACCCTGCTGGCCGATTCCGAAACCCGCGTGGCCGACCTGCATGTGTGGCGCGTGGGCCGCGAGGCTTACGCCTGTGCGCTCACGGTGGTGACGCACTCGCCCACGCTGACGGCCGACCAGGTGCGAGCCTGCTTCTCGATGCACGAGGAGATCCGCCACTCGACGGTCGAGATCCAGCGCTGCGTGGACTAG
- a CDS encoding phosphatase PAP2/dual specificity phosphatase family protein yields the protein MSARLARRPWKRAAAWLVFLGPLFYATYGFANWWATTRAHVPSMAFGWERQIPFWQWTIFPYWTINVFYALSLFLARSRHTLDRHALRLVTATLVACTCFILWPLHFSFGQPPVDGAPAFLFNALRGFDQPFNQAPSLHIALAVILWDWYRQFIHPLWARLVLHVWAFAICASVLTTWQHHFIDIPTGALLGLFCVWLWPLERVVSMPRAWRVTRDPRRWKLAGFYAVGAALFLAAALYGGGVALWLAWPAASLALVALNYIGFGARGFQMDGHGRMGWAARWLFAPYRLGAAVNAWLWTRKLPASVEVVPGVRLGRRPTRAEWLAAGRPRLVSLCAELQLPSGVPHARCVPLLDLTVPPPVRLQRAAAVIEGQRRAAGSAPVWVCCALGFSRSAAAVIAWLDRYGAAGGVAQAEDAVRRARPQIVLRRAWRVSLEALNPAAEARTHE from the coding sequence ATGAGCGCGCGGCTGGCACGACGGCCCTGGAAGCGCGCCGCCGCATGGCTGGTGTTCCTCGGGCCGTTGTTCTATGCGACCTACGGCTTCGCCAACTGGTGGGCGACCACGCGGGCCCACGTGCCGTCGATGGCCTTCGGCTGGGAGCGTCAGATTCCGTTCTGGCAGTGGACGATCTTTCCGTACTGGACGATCAACGTCTTCTACGCGCTGTCGCTGTTCCTCGCGCGCAGCAGGCACACGCTCGACCGGCATGCGCTGCGGCTGGTGACGGCCACACTGGTTGCCTGCACCTGCTTCATCCTCTGGCCGCTGCACTTCAGCTTCGGCCAGCCGCCGGTCGACGGTGCGCCGGCCTTCCTGTTCAACGCGCTGCGCGGGTTCGACCAGCCCTTCAACCAGGCGCCGTCGCTGCACATCGCGCTGGCGGTGATCCTGTGGGACTGGTACCGGCAGTTCATCCACCCGCTGTGGGCGCGGCTGGTGCTGCATGTGTGGGCCTTCGCCATCTGCGCGTCGGTGCTCACGACGTGGCAGCACCACTTCATCGACATCCCGACCGGTGCGCTGCTCGGGCTGTTCTGCGTGTGGCTGTGGCCGCTGGAGCGCGTGGTGTCGATGCCGCGCGCGTGGCGCGTCACCCGCGACCCGCGGCGATGGAAGCTGGCGGGTTTCTATGCGGTAGGCGCGGCGCTGTTCCTGGCGGCCGCGCTCTACGGCGGCGGCGTCGCGCTGTGGCTGGCATGGCCGGCCGCGTCGCTCGCGCTGGTGGCGCTCAACTACATCGGCTTTGGCGCGCGCGGTTTCCAGATGGACGGGCATGGCCGCATGGGCTGGGCCGCGCGCTGGCTGTTCGCGCCGTACCGGCTGGGCGCGGCAGTCAATGCCTGGCTCTGGACGCGCAAGCTGCCGGCCTCGGTCGAGGTGGTGCCCGGCGTGCGGCTGGGCCGCCGGCCGACGCGCGCCGAATGGCTCGCGGCCGGCCGGCCCCGGCTGGTGAGCCTGTGCGCCGAGCTGCAGTTGCCGTCCGGCGTGCCGCATGCGCGCTGCGTGCCGCTGCTCGACCTGACGGTGCCGCCGCCGGTGCGGCTGCAGCGCGCGGCGGCGGTCATCGAAGGGCAGCGCCGCGCTGCCGGCAGCGCGCCGGTGTGGGTGTGCTGCGCGCTCGGCTTCTCGCGCAGCGCCGCCGCGGTGATCGCCTGGCTGGACCGCTACGGCGCTGCCGGCGGCGTCGCGCAGGCCGAAGACGCGGTGCGCCGCGCACGTCCGCAGATCGTGCTTCGGCGGGCATGGCGCGTATCGCTGGAGGCCCTGAACCCCGCCGCGGAGGCACGCACCCATGAATGA
- the ruvB gene encoding Holliday junction branch migration DNA helicase RuvB: protein MTIQTDDFAPVPQRVVSAAPASPNEEAIERALRPKLLDEYVGQAKVREQLEIFIGAARKRKEALDHVLLFGPPGLGKTTLSHIIAAELGVNLRQTSGPVLEKPKDLAALLTNLEPNDVLFIDEIHRLSPVVEEILYPALEDYQIDIMIGEGPAARSIKLDLQPFTLVGATTRAGMLTNPLRDRFGIVARLEFYTPEELALIVHRSAGLLKVETDAAGGFEIARRSRGTPRIANRLLRRVRDYAEVKGNGRITEDIAHRALAMLDVDPQGFDLMDRKLLEAVIHRFDGGPVGLDNVAASIGEERDTIEDVIEPYLIQQGYLQRTPRGRIATLAAYRHLGVAPPSGRGDVPDLFGA from the coding sequence ATGACTATCCAGACAGACGATTTCGCGCCCGTCCCCCAACGCGTGGTGTCCGCGGCCCCCGCATCGCCCAACGAAGAGGCGATAGAGCGGGCACTGCGCCCCAAGCTGCTGGACGAGTACGTCGGCCAGGCCAAGGTGCGCGAGCAGCTCGAGATCTTCATCGGCGCCGCGCGCAAGCGCAAGGAGGCGCTCGACCACGTGCTGCTGTTCGGCCCGCCCGGCCTGGGCAAGACCACGCTGTCGCACATCATCGCGGCCGAACTGGGCGTGAACCTGCGCCAGACCTCAGGCCCCGTGCTCGAGAAGCCCAAGGACCTGGCGGCGCTGCTGACCAACCTGGAACCCAACGACGTGCTCTTCATCGACGAGATCCACCGGCTGAGCCCGGTCGTCGAAGAAATCCTGTACCCCGCGCTGGAGGACTACCAGATCGACATCATGATCGGCGAAGGCCCCGCGGCGCGCAGCATCAAGCTCGACCTGCAGCCCTTCACGCTGGTGGGCGCCACCACCCGCGCCGGCATGCTGACCAACCCGCTGCGCGACCGTTTCGGCATCGTGGCGCGGCTGGAGTTCTACACGCCCGAGGAACTGGCGCTGATCGTGCACCGCAGCGCCGGCCTGCTCAAGGTGGAGACCGACGCCGCCGGCGGCTTCGAGATCGCCCGCCGTTCGCGCGGCACGCCCCGCATCGCCAACCGGCTGCTGCGCCGCGTGCGCGACTACGCCGAGGTCAAGGGCAACGGCCGCATCACCGAAGACATCGCGCACAGGGCGCTGGCCATGCTCGACGTCGATCCGCAGGGCTTCGACCTGATGGACCGCAAGCTGCTCGAGGCCGTGATCCACCGCTTCGACGGCGGCCCGGTCGGGCTGGACAACGTGGCGGCCAGCATCGGCGAGGAGCGCGACACCATCGAGGACGTGATCGAGCCCTACCTCATACAGCAGGGCTACCTGCAACGCACGCCGCGCGGTCGCATCGCCACGCTGGCGGCCTACCGCCACCTTGGCGTGGCGCCCCCATCGGGCCGCGGCGACGTTCCCGATCTCTTCGGAGCCTGA
- a CDS encoding lysophospholipid acyltransferase family protein, whose translation MLRRALAVVVGKLIIGVAGLLTGVRAIWSGTSPKAEQTLYFANHTSHGDFVLLWATLPPDLRALTRPVAGQDYWEASRLRNFIGRDVFNALMIRRDGSGQGGNPVDQMKEALEGGDSLIMFPEGTRNTGDDILLPLKSGLFHLARACPNVRLVPVWIENLKRVLPKGVLLPIPLACTVRFGTPITLGEGEDKVSFLARARAAMLDMRPEYDRVPEQEKTTTTTTTP comes from the coding sequence GTGCTGCGGCGCGCGCTCGCCGTGGTGGTGGGGAAACTCATCATCGGCGTGGCCGGCCTGCTGACCGGCGTGCGCGCCATCTGGTCGGGCACGAGCCCCAAGGCCGAGCAGACGCTGTACTTCGCCAACCACACGAGCCACGGCGACTTCGTGCTGCTGTGGGCGACGCTGCCGCCCGACCTGCGCGCGCTCACGCGGCCGGTGGCTGGGCAGGACTACTGGGAGGCCTCCAGGCTGCGCAACTTCATCGGCCGCGACGTGTTCAACGCGCTCATGATCCGGCGCGACGGCTCGGGCCAGGGCGGCAATCCGGTCGACCAGATGAAGGAGGCGCTGGAAGGCGGCGACTCGCTCATCATGTTCCCGGAAGGCACGCGCAACACCGGCGACGACATCCTGCTGCCGCTCAAGAGCGGCCTCTTCCACCTGGCGCGCGCCTGCCCCAACGTGCGGCTGGTGCCGGTGTGGATCGAGAACTTGAAGCGCGTGCTGCCCAAGGGCGTGCTGCTGCCGATTCCGCTGGCCTGCACGGTGCGCTTCGGCACGCCCATCACGCTGGGCGAAGGCGAAGACAAGGTGTCGTTCCTGGCACGGGCGCGCGCCGCCATGCTCGACATGCGCCCCGAGTACGACCGCGTTCCCGAACAAGAAAAAACAACGACAACGACGACGACGCCATGA
- a CDS encoding phosphatidate cytidylyltransferase: protein MNISASTQTTLELFGGVAGVLILASAIGALLKWRVAHGQPNSVIDNLNARVNAWWVMVAVIGIAFAFGKGGVIVLFYLISFYALREFISLAYTRRGDHGAIALAFYLALPGQYFLIWIDWYGLYAIYIPVYAFLLLPILAAVGGDTQRFLERTSKIQWGLMVCVFCISHVPALLTLQIPGFEGRNLLLIAFLVIVVQGSDVLQYVWGKLFGKRKVAPELSPSKTWEGLIGGVASATALGAALYWATPFNPWQAALMALTICLMGFFGGLVMSAIKRDRGVKDWGSMIEGHGGMLDRLDSVIFAAPIYFHALRYWWVP, encoded by the coding sequence ATGAACATCTCCGCTTCCACCCAGACCACGCTGGAGCTGTTCGGCGGCGTCGCGGGCGTGCTCATCCTGGCCTCGGCCATCGGTGCGCTGCTCAAGTGGCGCGTGGCGCACGGCCAGCCCAACTCGGTGATCGACAACCTCAACGCGCGCGTCAACGCCTGGTGGGTGATGGTGGCGGTGATCGGCATTGCCTTCGCCTTCGGCAAGGGCGGCGTGATCGTGCTGTTCTACCTGATCTCTTTCTATGCGCTGCGCGAGTTCATCAGCCTGGCCTACACCCGGCGCGGCGACCACGGCGCCATTGCGCTGGCCTTCTACCTCGCGCTGCCGGGGCAGTACTTCCTGATCTGGATCGACTGGTACGGGCTCTACGCCATCTACATCCCGGTCTATGCCTTCCTGCTGCTGCCCATTCTTGCGGCGGTGGGCGGCGACACGCAGCGCTTCCTGGAGCGCACCTCGAAGATCCAGTGGGGCCTGATGGTGTGCGTGTTTTGCATCAGCCACGTGCCCGCGCTGCTGACGCTGCAGATCCCCGGCTTCGAGGGCCGCAACCTGCTGCTGATCGCCTTCCTCGTCATCGTGGTGCAGGGCAGCGACGTGCTCCAGTACGTATGGGGCAAGCTCTTCGGCAAGCGCAAGGTGGCGCCCGAGCTGTCGCCTTCCAAGACCTGGGAGGGCCTGATCGGCGGCGTGGCGAGCGCCACCGCGCTGGGCGCTGCGCTCTACTGGGCCACGCCCTTCAACCCGTGGCAGGCGGCGCTGATGGCGCTCACCATCTGCCTCATGGGCTTCTTCGGCGGGCTGGTGATGTCGGCCATCAAGCGCGACCGCGGCGTGAAGGACTGGGGCTCGATGATCGAGGGCCACGGCGGCATGCTCGACCGGCTCGATTCGGTGATCTTCGCGGCGCCCATCTATTTCCACGCGCTGCGCTACTGGTGGGTGCCGTGA
- a CDS encoding lysoplasmalogenase family protein — MRPGQIIVLATPVFFLLIAIEFAVGRARARRGTGRDTYRLADALNSIGLGMLSQISAVLTGLLRIGIYSAVYSAVALFPLEAAKEFWTTWYGWLLALVFYDFCYYWLHRMGHESAVLWAAHVVHHQSQHYNLSTALRQTSSGTLFSWIFYLPMAVAGVPPLVFGVVALIDLLYQFWVHTEQVGKLGWFDRWFCSPSNHRVHHAVNDNYLDRNYGGILIVWDRMFGTFREEDERCVYGTRGELRSWDPLWANAEVYWALARDSWHAKSWADKLRVWLKPPGWRPADVAARFPKPPFDISKVARYEPEVSLGVQWFAGLQFLLLVGCAVVFLWFSDVMPLPQAAVWLAALTASLWAIGGVLQGRLSVTEVLFIEAAALATASAALGIGWLHLVFKPLALAIAIFFAARRAMAAGTVTRFDGLLLTGLAASLAGDVLLMGPATLFVPGLVTFLLAHLAYIALFSMGVGMFPRRGVLAATLLIGAGMYAFLWLGGLPAALRIPVAAYVVVIACMAAQAIGRAAVLHATDPSARWVAVGACFFMLSDSLLATNRFVTPLPLASLWVLGTYYTAQMLIVRNARPKG; from the coding sequence ATGCGCCCCGGCCAGATCATCGTTCTTGCAACACCTGTCTTCTTTCTTCTTATCGCGATCGAATTCGCGGTGGGCCGCGCGCGCGCCCGCCGTGGCACGGGACGCGACACCTACCGCCTGGCCGACGCGTTGAACAGCATCGGCCTGGGCATGCTGAGCCAGATCAGCGCGGTGCTCACCGGGCTGCTGCGCATCGGCATCTACTCGGCGGTGTATTCGGCGGTGGCGCTTTTTCCTTTGGAGGCAGCGAAGGAGTTCTGGACCACCTGGTACGGCTGGCTGCTGGCGCTGGTGTTCTACGACTTCTGCTACTACTGGCTGCACCGCATGGGCCACGAGTCGGCGGTGCTGTGGGCGGCGCACGTGGTGCACCACCAGAGCCAGCACTACAACCTGTCGACCGCCCTGCGGCAGACCTCCAGCGGCACGCTGTTCAGCTGGATCTTCTACCTGCCGATGGCCGTGGCCGGCGTGCCGCCGCTGGTGTTCGGCGTGGTGGCGCTCATCGACCTGCTCTACCAGTTCTGGGTGCATACCGAGCAGGTGGGCAAGCTGGGCTGGTTCGACCGCTGGTTCTGCTCCCCGTCGAACCACCGGGTGCACCACGCGGTGAACGATAACTACCTCGACCGCAACTACGGCGGCATCCTGATCGTGTGGGACCGCATGTTCGGCACCTTCCGCGAGGAAGACGAGCGCTGCGTGTACGGCACGCGCGGCGAGCTGCGCAGCTGGGACCCGCTGTGGGCCAACGCCGAGGTGTACTGGGCGCTGGCCAGGGATTCATGGCATGCGAAGAGCTGGGCCGACAAGCTGCGCGTGTGGCTCAAGCCGCCGGGCTGGCGGCCGGCGGACGTGGCGGCGCGTTTTCCGAAGCCGCCCTTCGACATCTCCAAGGTCGCGCGCTACGAGCCCGAGGTGAGCCTTGGCGTGCAGTGGTTCGCGGGGCTGCAGTTCCTGCTGCTGGTCGGCTGCGCGGTGGTCTTCCTGTGGTTCTCCGACGTCATGCCGCTGCCGCAAGCGGCCGTGTGGCTCGCCGCGCTGACGGCGAGCCTCTGGGCCATCGGCGGTGTGCTGCAGGGGCGGCTGAGCGTGACCGAGGTGCTGTTCATCGAAGCGGCCGCCCTGGCCACGGCGAGCGCGGCGCTGGGCATCGGCTGGCTGCATCTCGTCTTCAAGCCGCTGGCGCTGGCCATCGCGATCTTCTTCGCGGCCAGGCGGGCGATGGCGGCGGGCACGGTGACCCGGTTCGACGGGCTGCTGCTCACCGGGCTGGCGGCTTCGCTCGCAGGCGACGTGCTGCTGATGGGCCCGGCGACGCTGTTCGTGCCCGGGCTCGTGACCTTCCTGCTGGCACACCTGGCGTACATCGCGCTGTTCAGCATGGGAGTCGGCATGTTTCCCCGGCGCGGGGTGCTGGCCGCGACGCTGCTGATCGGCGCGGGCATGTATGCGTTCCTGTGGCTGGGCGGACTGCCCGCAGCCCTGCGGATTCCGGTCGCGGCCTATGTGGTGGTGATCGCCTGCATGGCGGCGCAGGCGATCGGGCGCGCGGCCGTGCTGCACGCCACGGACCCATCCGCGCGGTGGGTGGCGGTGGGGGCATGCTTCTTCATGCTGAGCGATTCGCTGCTGGCGACGAACCGGTTCGTGACGCCGCTGCCGCTGGCGTCGTTGTGGGTACTGGGCACTTACTACACGGCGCAGATGTTGATAGTGCGGAACGCGCGGCCCAAGGGCTGA